In the Saprospiraceae bacterium genome, one interval contains:
- a CDS encoding copper-translocating P-type ATPase, which yields MENHEHPHPTPPQRQEHRLSPAAANGVHAHHASAGGEHGEHDKHKGHSVDGFRRKFWLSLALTVPILLLSDMIQHFFGFHLDFAGRKWVLFGLSSILFAYGNQPFLAGAVAELRHRIPGMMTLIALATTVAFVYSVAVTFGLPGMDFYWELATLIVVMLLGHWIEMKTVSGASRALEMLVSLMPAEAHVVQADGSVQDHPIQHLQVGEVVLIKANEKIPADGEVVEGESYVNESMLTGESQPVVKAIGAKVIAGAVNGSSTLKIQVTNAGQDSYLQKVVRMVQEAQSSKSKTQNLADRAARWLTYLAIVAGLLTLGYWLWAGQTTAFALERMVTVMVIACPHALGLAIPLVVAISTALSAQHGLLIRNRTAFENSRKITAIVFDKTGTLTEGAFGVNRVVSVATKYKEQDILQLAASLEQNSEHPIAQGIVRFAEEKGVKLLEVRDFQSLTAQGIQGKIGGKDVLVVSPNYLKNKKIALPESVQSKAAETVVFVLVDGQLVGFIALADRLRKTSAAAVAAFQNDGVKVIMATGDNKQVAESVRRELRLNEVFAEVLPHQKVEIVKELQAEGEFVAMTGDGVNDAPALAQADVGIAVGSGTDVAAETADIILVNSDPQDILRLVRFGKATYRKMIQNLFWATAYNLVAIPVAAGLFYPKLMISPAFGAVLMSVSTIIVALNAQLLRRGLQ from the coding sequence ACCGGCTGCCGCCAACGGCGTTCATGCTCATCATGCCTCGGCTGGCGGTGAGCACGGCGAACACGACAAACACAAAGGCCATTCGGTGGACGGTTTCCGGCGCAAATTCTGGTTGTCCCTGGCTTTGACCGTCCCCATATTGTTGCTGTCCGATATGATTCAGCACTTCTTTGGGTTTCACCTCGATTTTGCGGGGCGCAAGTGGGTGTTGTTCGGTCTATCCTCCATTCTATTTGCTTACGGCAACCAGCCGTTTTTGGCCGGGGCCGTGGCCGAATTGCGCCACCGCATCCCCGGCATGATGACGCTCATCGCGCTGGCCACGACAGTAGCGTTTGTGTACAGCGTGGCGGTCACTTTCGGGCTGCCGGGAATGGATTTTTATTGGGAATTGGCCACGCTTATCGTAGTGATGCTGCTTGGCCACTGGATTGAAATGAAAACCGTGTCGGGCGCGTCGCGGGCGCTGGAAATGCTGGTCAGCCTGATGCCCGCCGAGGCACACGTGGTGCAGGCCGACGGCTCGGTGCAGGACCACCCGATTCAGCACTTGCAAGTCGGTGAGGTGGTGTTGATAAAAGCCAACGAAAAAATACCGGCAGACGGTGAGGTGGTGGAAGGCGAGAGCTACGTCAATGAATCCATGCTGACCGGCGAATCGCAGCCGGTAGTTAAGGCGATCGGCGCAAAAGTCATTGCAGGAGCTGTGAACGGCAGCAGCACCTTGAAAATCCAGGTGACCAATGCCGGGCAGGACAGTTATTTGCAAAAAGTGGTGCGCATGGTGCAGGAAGCCCAATCCAGTAAATCTAAAACTCAAAACTTAGCCGACCGCGCCGCACGCTGGCTAACATACTTAGCCATTGTCGCGGGGCTGTTGACGTTGGGCTACTGGCTTTGGGCAGGGCAAACGACAGCCTTCGCGCTCGAACGTATGGTGACGGTGATGGTCATCGCTTGTCCGCACGCGCTGGGGCTGGCCATTCCGTTGGTGGTCGCCATTTCCACCGCATTGTCGGCGCAGCACGGATTGCTTATCCGCAACCGCACAGCTTTTGAAAATTCCCGCAAAATCACGGCCATCGTCTTCGACAAAACCGGCACGCTTACCGAAGGCGCGTTCGGCGTGAACCGCGTGGTGTCCGTGGCAACTAAATACAAGGAACAGGACATTCTGCAACTCGCCGCTTCGTTGGAACAAAACTCCGAGCACCCGATAGCGCAGGGAATTGTACGTTTCGCGGAAGAAAAGGGCGTTAAGTTGCTCGAAGTTCGCGATTTTCAGTCGCTCACGGCTCAGGGCATTCAGGGGAAAATCGGCGGGAAAGATGTGCTGGTGGTCAGCCCCAATTACTTGAAAAACAAGAAGATCGCCCTGCCGGAATCGGTTCAAAGCAAGGCGGCAGAAACCGTGGTGTTTGTGCTGGTGGATGGCCAATTGGTCGGATTCATCGCGCTGGCCGACCGGCTGCGCAAAACTTCCGCCGCCGCGGTCGCCGCTTTTCAAAATGACGGTGTAAAGGTCATCATGGCTACCGGCGACAACAAGCAGGTGGCTGAAAGTGTACGGCGCGAATTGCGGCTGAACGAAGTCTTTGCCGAGGTGCTGCCGCATCAAAAAGTCGAAATTGTAAAAGAACTTCAAGCCGAAGGCGAATTCGTGGCCATGACCGGCGACGGGGTAAACGACGCGCCCGCGCTCGCCCAAGCCGATGTGGGCATCGCCGTCGGCTCCGGCACCGACGTGGCTGCCGAAACCGCCGACATCATTCTGGTCAATAGCGACCCGCAAGACATCCTCCGTCTCGTGCGCTTTGGCAAGGCGACTTACCGGAAAATGATACAGAACCTGTTTTGGGCGACAGCATACAACCTCGTTGCGATTCCAGTCGCGGCAGGGCTGTTTTATCCAAAACTGATGATTTCCCCCGCATTTGGGGCAGTATTGATGTCTGTCAGCACCATCATTGTGGCACTCAACGCGCAGTTGCTGCGGCGGGGTTTGCAATAA
- a CDS encoding class I SAM-dependent methyltransferase, producing the protein MKTTTTANYVPALRFRWLTRWYDALMARVFPEAQVRDALINSADIRSGQQILDFGTGTASLAIRLKQRHPMPEVVGVDVDPEALVIAQQKVEKAGVFLELAQYNGEILPYPDATFDRVVTCLVLHHLAPAQKRRSLRELRRVLKPSGSLHVADWGKPSNRRMRLAFYVVQLLDGFKTTRENVQGRLPQIFHESGFALVQEARKVDTLFGTMRIYSVFGTKH; encoded by the coding sequence ATGAAAACTACAACCACTGCCAATTATGTCCCGGCCCTGCGGTTTCGCTGGCTCACGCGCTGGTACGACGCACTGATGGCACGGGTATTCCCCGAAGCCCAGGTACGCGATGCCCTGATAAATAGCGCAGACATTCGCTCAGGCCAACAAATCCTTGATTTTGGCACGGGCACGGCTTCACTCGCCATCCGGCTCAAACAACGCCATCCGATGCCCGAAGTGGTCGGGGTGGATGTGGACCCGGAGGCGCTTGTGATAGCGCAACAAAAGGTGGAAAAAGCGGGTGTTTTTTTGGAGTTGGCGCAGTACAACGGCGAGATACTCCCCTACCCCGATGCCACGTTCGACCGGGTGGTGACTTGCTTGGTGCTGCATCACCTGGCTCCGGCACAAAAACGCCGAAGCCTGCGCGAATTGCGACGTGTGCTGAAACCCTCCGGCAGTCTGCATGTAGCCGATTGGGGCAAACCTTCCAACCGGCGGATGCGGCTGGCTTTCTACGTCGTGCAATTGCTCGACGGATTCAAAACCACCCGCGAAAACGTGCAGGGGCGGTTGCCACAGATTTTCCATGAATCGGGATTTGCCCTGGTGCAGGAAGCGCGTAAAGTAGATACCCTGTTCGGCACCATGCGGATTTACTCGGTTTTCGGCACAAAACATTGA
- a CDS encoding uracil-DNA glycosylase family protein: MDKQQAYRELVQKRKAVEFPAGLQNPSQIAGGQFDCEQLGPWSLWQGNLDAELLVIGQDWGDDNYFVRNQGRDTDDNPTNRGLRKLLSNIGLDPGPPSAPVAQPLFFTNAVLGIKSGGMSAELKHDWLRHSSVHFTAPLIEIIQPRLIVTVGISAFKALRLIFPSLPYESMNGLLKCPPFHLPGKRILFAMSHCGGLGLANRTMEEQLKDWQKIGPYLQNPASLLSGKPEQKVKQEL; encoded by the coding sequence ATGGACAAACAGCAGGCATATCGCGAATTGGTACAAAAACGCAAGGCCGTTGAGTTTCCGGCAGGGCTGCAAAATCCTTCGCAAATCGCCGGCGGGCAATTCGACTGCGAGCAGCTCGGCCCCTGGTCGCTTTGGCAGGGAAATCTGGATGCCGAACTGCTGGTAATCGGACAGGATTGGGGCGACGACAATTATTTCGTCAGAAACCAGGGGCGCGACACGGACGATAATCCGACCAACCGGGGTCTGCGCAAACTGCTGAGCAACATCGGCCTCGACCCCGGCCCGCCTTCGGCGCCTGTGGCACAACCCTTGTTCTTTACCAACGCTGTACTGGGCATCAAATCAGGCGGGATGTCGGCAGAATTGAAGCACGATTGGCTGCGGCACAGTTCTGTGCATTTTACCGCGCCGTTGATTGAAATCATCCAACCCCGGCTCATTGTCACGGTTGGTATCAGCGCTTTCAAGGCGCTCCGGCTTATTTTCCCTTCCCTGCCCTACGAGTCCATGAACGGATTGCTGAAATGCCCGCCGTTTCATTTGCCCGGCAAACGGATATTGTTTGCCATGTCGCACTGTGGCGGTTTGGGATTGGCGAACCGGACGATGGAGGAGCAATTGAAAGATTGGCAGAAAATCGGGCCGTATTTGCAAAATCCGGCGTCGCTGCTTTCCGGAAAACCGGAACAAAAAGTCAAACAGGAGCTCTGA